Proteins encoded by one window of Ovis canadensis isolate MfBH-ARS-UI-01 breed Bighorn chromosome 14, ARS-UI_OviCan_v2, whole genome shotgun sequence:
- the LOC138419545 gene encoding seminal plasma protein BSP-30 kDa-like, producing MAPRLGLFLIWAGVPVFLQLHPVNGGGLPDPGSKPTPPAMADEPPPAVYNVLGMLTTTWSYTTADQGPPCAFPFTYKRKIYYKCTSVNSEREWCSLDEDYVGRWKICSKRDRPKCHFPFIYRDKRYFRCTTEGSAFGLAWCSLTEYFEREYAWQYCDRY from the exons ATGGCACCGCGTCTGGGGCTCTTTCTGATTTGGGCTGGTGTGCCTGTGTTTCTACAACTGCACCCTGTGAAtggag ggggtcttcccgacccagggagcaaacccacgcctcctgcaatggcag ACGAGCCGCCGCCGGCTGTGTACAACGTTCTCGGAATGCTCACTACAACTTGGTCTTACACCACTGCTGATCAAG GTCCTCCATGTGCTTTCCCATTCACCTATAAACGCAAAATATATTATAAGTGCACGTCAGTGAATTCCGAAAGAGAATGGTGCTCTCTTGATGAAGATTATGTAGGAAGATGGAAAATCTGTAGTAAGAGAG ACCGTCCCAAATGTCATTTCCCCTTTATATATCGCGATAAACGATATTTCCGTTGCACAACAGAAGGGAGTGCTTTTGGTTTAGCTTGGTGTTCACTCACTGAATACTTTGAGCGAGAATATGCTTGGCAGTACTGCGAtcggtattaa